The following are encoded together in the Phenylobacterium sp. NIBR 498073 genome:
- a CDS encoding enoyl-CoA hydratase-related protein, whose amino-acid sequence MSAAVETVQKSEEVLYEVAEGIATLTLNRPERLNTISGPMLARLTQLLIKANEDPAVRVIVLTGTGRAFCAGLDLVDATQGSGIGSDKQVSTISVNLDLRNTPPTVLFAMDKPTICALNGSAAGYGMDTAMGCDIRIAGESAKMAAAFVKRGVVPESGGTWILPRLLGWAKAAELIFTGRTLSAKESLELGLVNHVVPDAELAAKTREIALEMAANAPLAVQSAKRLMRMGLSETFNDHVHHVYLQFLQLIRTQDFKEGMTSFLEKRPADFQGR is encoded by the coding sequence ATGAGCGCTGCGGTGGAAACGGTCCAGAAGTCGGAAGAAGTCCTCTATGAGGTGGCCGAGGGGATCGCCACCCTCACGCTCAATCGGCCCGAGCGGCTGAACACCATTTCCGGGCCGATGCTGGCCCGCCTGACCCAGCTGCTGATCAAGGCCAACGAGGACCCCGCCGTGCGGGTCATCGTGCTGACCGGAACCGGCCGCGCCTTCTGCGCCGGGCTCGACCTGGTCGACGCCACCCAGGGATCGGGCATCGGCTCGGACAAGCAGGTCTCCACGATCTCGGTGAACCTCGACCTGCGCAACACCCCGCCGACCGTCCTGTTCGCCATGGACAAGCCGACGATCTGCGCGCTCAACGGCTCGGCCGCCGGCTACGGCATGGACACCGCCATGGGCTGCGACATCCGCATCGCCGGCGAGAGCGCCAAGATGGCCGCGGCCTTCGTCAAGCGCGGCGTGGTGCCGGAAAGCGGCGGCACCTGGATCCTGCCGCGGCTGCTGGGCTGGGCCAAGGCCGCCGAGCTGATCTTCACCGGCCGCACGCTGTCGGCCAAGGAGAGCCTGGAGCTCGGCCTGGTCAACCACGTGGTCCCCGACGCCGAGCTGGCCGCCAAGACCCGCGAGATCGCCCTGGAGATGGCGGCCAACGCGCCGCTGGCGGTGCAGTCGGCCAAGCGGCTGATGCGGATGGGCCTGTCGGAGACGTTCAACGACCACGTCCACCACGTCTATCTGCAGTTCCTGCAGCTGATCCGCACCCAGGACTTCAAGGAGGGCATGACCTCCTTCCTCGAAAAGCGCCCGGCCGACTTCCAGGGCCGCTAG
- a CDS encoding acylphosphatase translates to MERRAFRLRITGQVQGVGYRWWAERQARSLALDGWVRNCPDGSVELLAIGDEVALERMAEACRGGPPAASVSDVQALAADDDGSVGFAARS, encoded by the coding sequence ATGGAGCGGCGTGCGTTCAGACTGCGCATCACCGGACAGGTGCAGGGCGTCGGCTATCGTTGGTGGGCCGAGCGTCAGGCGCGCTCGCTCGCGCTCGACGGCTGGGTGCGTAATTGCCCCGACGGCTCGGTCGAGCTGCTCGCGATCGGCGACGAGGTCGCGCTGGAGCGGATGGCTGAGGCGTGCCGCGGCGGTCCGCCCGCCGCCTCGGTCTCCGACGTGCAGGCCCTGGCGGCGGACGACGACGGCAGCGTCGGGTTCGCCGCTCGCAGCTAG
- a CDS encoding phosphatase PAP2 family protein: MVRQAWVFAIAAMVASCAAPGGQAPQMQAKAEPKPIPEIRPGYLAGYLPMGGAPNSLAILPGPPAAGSPAQARDDAAAKAAVDLNGGPRWSVAVQDAELKFPAAAETFSCALGVKVSAETTPRLYTMLRRTLVDTGLSTYPTKTKFQRQRPFMVNNTPMCTPQDEAELRKDGSYPSGHSAIGWGWALILAEAAPDRATELLHRGRAFTQSRVVCNVHWLSDTEEGRMMGAATVAKLHDNADFKADLEAAKAEIAAARAAGQLPTRDCAAETAALANG; encoded by the coding sequence ATGGTCAGGCAGGCATGGGTGTTCGCCATTGCGGCGATGGTGGCGAGCTGCGCAGCGCCGGGCGGCCAGGCGCCGCAGATGCAGGCCAAGGCCGAGCCTAAGCCTATCCCCGAGATCCGCCCCGGCTACCTGGCCGGCTACCTGCCGATGGGCGGCGCGCCCAACAGCCTGGCCATCCTCCCCGGCCCGCCGGCCGCCGGCTCGCCCGCCCAGGCGCGCGACGACGCCGCGGCCAAGGCGGCCGTCGACCTGAACGGCGGCCCGCGCTGGTCGGTGGCCGTGCAGGACGCCGAACTGAAATTCCCGGCCGCGGCCGAGACCTTTTCCTGCGCGCTGGGCGTGAAGGTCAGCGCCGAAACCACGCCGCGGCTCTACACCATGCTGCGCCGCACGCTCGTCGACACCGGGCTGTCGACCTATCCGACCAAGACCAAGTTCCAGCGCCAACGGCCGTTCATGGTCAACAACACGCCGATGTGCACGCCGCAAGACGAGGCCGAACTGCGCAAGGACGGCTCCTATCCCTCCGGGCACAGCGCCATCGGCTGGGGCTGGGCGCTGATCCTGGCCGAGGCCGCGCCCGACCGCGCCACCGAGCTGCTGCATCGCGGCCGCGCCTTCACCCAGAGCCGGGTGGTCTGCAACGTCCATTGGCTGAGCGACACCGAGGAGGGCCGGATGATGGGCGCGGCCACCGTCGCCAAGCTGCATGACAACGCCGACTTCAAGGCGGATCTGGAGGCGGCCAAGGCCGAGATCGCCGCCGCCCGCGCCGCCGGCCAGCTGCCGACCCGCGACTGCGCCGCCGAGACCGCGGCCCTGGCGAACGGCTAG
- a CDS encoding VOC family protein, with amino-acid sequence MHKIHPFLWFDGQAHEAAELYVSLFPNSKIGKVTRYPPGSPGGMDGQVMTVEFELDGQRFTALNGGPHFKFTEAVSFVIDCEDQAEVDRYWDGLIAGGGSPSQCAWLKDRFGLSWQVVPKALPRLMSDPDPAKAGRVVQAMLKMSKIIVADLEAAHAG; translated from the coding sequence ATGCACAAGATACATCCGTTCCTGTGGTTCGACGGCCAGGCCCACGAGGCGGCCGAGCTCTATGTCTCGCTGTTCCCGAATTCGAAGATCGGCAAGGTGACGCGCTATCCGCCCGGCTCGCCCGGCGGCATGGACGGACAGGTGATGACCGTCGAGTTCGAACTCGACGGCCAGCGGTTCACCGCCCTCAACGGCGGGCCGCACTTCAAGTTCACCGAGGCGGTGTCGTTCGTGATCGACTGCGAGGACCAGGCCGAGGTCGACCGCTACTGGGACGGGCTGATCGCCGGCGGCGGTTCCCCCAGCCAGTGCGCCTGGCTGAAGGACCGCTTTGGCCTGTCATGGCAGGTGGTGCCCAAGGCGCTGCCGCGGCTGATGAGCGATCCCGACCCGGCCAAGGCCGGGCGCGTGGTCCAGGCCATGCTGAAGATGAGCAAGATCATCGTCGCCGACCTGGAAGCCGCCCACGCCGGGTAG
- a CDS encoding TonB-dependent receptor encodes MFHTAFTRSSAFTKRALLAGAAAAAVLGSASAAAAQEPDTLLGEVVVTAQKRTERLQDVPVSVNVVSAQALADSHVSGLQQLQQLSPSLTFTPSANTRGQGLSVRGLGTLNFSDGVEPTVSVVLDGVVIGRSAGSFFDFNDVERIEVLRGPQGMLFGKNAAAGVINIVTARPNLSEFEADASISYATFDEVRAKGSVSLPIKSGELAARISGFYNESEGIITNRFDGKKYNGLNSYGVRGKLVWSPDDSFDLFATLDYTRADQDCCVSTVRSILPTTRYFGPTGPTRASLFTGVEVGPYSREANFDGKAFNDQSTWGASVEMNKEFEPFTLTSITAYRAFEVEDNNDADGGPLAMLNINSAHQKQNQFSQELRITSPAGQRLEYVAGLFYFDQDVSTTTEILGNFGQVLPAGQYFQNFIDRAISTRNYAVFGQATFNVTDQLRLIGGLRYTNEELKARFLRTVPAGARAAVPSLGGPPLDAPHLNAKDDDVSGKLGVQYEVSDDVMAYATYSRGYKGQAINLLNNLSAATVNSGKYVLAPETVNNYEIGLRTTPFDRRMIFNITLFQTEIENFQAQTFDANTTSFALANAGELRSRGVELETQYRPNQAFQFSANVAYADTRIEDFAPACYPGQTAALGCVGGRQEVTGSALTNAPMWSYTLGASYNRPLESIPFDLTADVSYSYRSSVFFTFRDPNTIQPGYGLLNLNVGLQSNDGRYGVTVFARNLLDEQFYSGIGTGFLDTNATGAGYTQSLTQDAFRRVGIEARVHF; translated from the coding sequence ATGTTCCACACTGCCTTCACGCGGTCGTCCGCGTTCACCAAGCGCGCGCTGCTGGCCGGCGCCGCGGCCGCCGCTGTGCTCGGCTCGGCCTCCGCCGCCGCGGCCCAGGAGCCCGACACCCTGCTCGGCGAGGTGGTCGTCACCGCCCAGAAGCGCACCGAGCGCCTGCAGGACGTGCCGGTCTCGGTGAACGTGGTCTCCGCCCAGGCGCTGGCTGACAGCCATGTCTCGGGCCTGCAGCAATTGCAGCAGCTGTCGCCATCGCTGACCTTCACGCCCTCGGCCAACACCCGCGGCCAGGGCCTGTCGGTGCGCGGCCTCGGCACCCTCAACTTCTCGGACGGCGTGGAGCCGACCGTCTCGGTGGTGCTGGACGGCGTCGTCATCGGCCGCAGCGCCGGCTCGTTCTTCGACTTCAACGACGTCGAGCGGATCGAAGTGCTGCGCGGGCCGCAGGGCATGCTGTTCGGCAAGAACGCCGCGGCCGGGGTGATCAACATCGTCACCGCCCGTCCGAACCTCAGCGAGTTCGAGGCCGACGCCTCGATCAGCTACGCCACCTTCGACGAGGTCCGCGCCAAGGGATCAGTCTCACTGCCGATCAAGAGCGGCGAGCTGGCCGCCCGGATCTCCGGTTTCTACAATGAATCCGAAGGCATCATCACCAACCGGTTCGACGGCAAGAAGTACAACGGCCTGAATTCCTACGGCGTGCGCGGCAAGCTGGTCTGGAGCCCGGACGACAGCTTCGACCTCTTCGCTACGCTCGACTACACCCGCGCCGACCAGGACTGCTGCGTCAGCACGGTGCGCTCGATCCTGCCGACCACCCGCTATTTCGGCCCGACCGGCCCGACCCGCGCCTCGCTGTTCACCGGCGTCGAGGTCGGCCCCTACAGCCGCGAGGCCAATTTCGACGGCAAGGCGTTCAACGACCAGAGCACCTGGGGCGCCTCGGTCGAGATGAACAAGGAGTTCGAGCCCTTCACCCTGACCTCGATCACCGCCTATCGGGCGTTCGAGGTCGAGGACAACAACGACGCCGACGGCGGCCCGCTGGCGATGCTGAACATCAACAGCGCCCACCAGAAGCAGAACCAGTTCAGCCAGGAACTGCGCATCACCTCGCCGGCCGGCCAGCGGCTGGAGTATGTGGCCGGTCTGTTCTACTTCGACCAGGACGTCTCCACGACGACGGAGATCCTCGGCAACTTCGGCCAGGTGCTGCCGGCCGGGCAGTACTTCCAGAACTTCATCGATCGGGCGATCAGCACCCGCAACTACGCGGTGTTCGGCCAGGCGACCTTCAACGTCACCGACCAGCTGCGGCTGATCGGCGGCCTGCGCTACACCAACGAAGAGCTGAAGGCCCGCTTCCTGCGCACCGTTCCGGCCGGCGCCCGGGCCGCGGTCCCGAGCCTGGGCGGCCCGCCCCTCGACGCGCCGCATCTGAACGCCAAGGACGACGACGTCTCGGGCAAGCTCGGCGTCCAGTACGAGGTCAGCGACGACGTCATGGCCTATGCGACCTACTCGCGCGGCTACAAGGGCCAGGCGATCAACCTGCTGAACAACCTCAGCGCCGCCACGGTCAATTCGGGCAAGTACGTCCTCGCCCCGGAAACGGTGAACAACTACGAGATCGGCCTGCGCACGACGCCGTTCGACCGCCGGATGATCTTCAACATCACGCTGTTCCAGACCGAGATCGAGAACTTCCAGGCCCAGACCTTCGACGCGAACACCACTAGCTTCGCGCTCGCCAACGCCGGCGAACTGCGCTCGCGCGGGGTGGAGCTGGAGACCCAGTACCGCCCGAACCAGGCGTTCCAGTTCTCGGCCAACGTCGCCTATGCCGACACCCGCATCGAGGACTTCGCCCCGGCCTGCTACCCGGGCCAGACCGCGGCGCTGGGCTGCGTCGGCGGCCGCCAGGAGGTCACCGGCAGCGCGCTGACCAACGCGCCGATGTGGTCCTACACCCTGGGCGCCAGCTACAACCGGCCGCTGGAATCGATCCCGTTCGACCTGACCGCCGACGTCTCCTACAGCTACCGCTCGTCGGTGTTCTTCACCTTCCGCGACCCGAACACGATCCAGCCCGGCTACGGCCTGCTGAACCTGAACGTCGGGCTGCAGAGCAACGACGGCCGCTACGGCGTCACCGTCTTCGCGCGCAACCTGCTGGACGAGCAGTTCTATTCCGGCATCGGCACCGGCTTCCTGGACACCAACGCCACCGGCGCCGGCTACACCCAGAGCCTGACCCAGGACGCGTTCCGCCGCGTCGGGATCGAGGCCCGTGTGCACTTCTAA
- a CDS encoding arylsulfatase: protein MIQRRVLLTSLLASTALARGATAATRKPAPGARPNIITIVLDDVGFSDLGCFGAEIRTPHIDALAARGLRYNRFDTKAVCSTTRAAMITGRNGHTVNMPDVPDVAAVMPSAFPKDAFDVPKNAQNMAQALKGVGYANWLVGKWHLIPMSQLGETAGRESWPLQRGFDYFYGFARGWTDQYKPDLVENNGYIHPTLPADYHLSSDLVDKSIALIGEHQGKAPDQPFFLNLGLGVAHAPLQVPARYADAYKGVYDKGWDEIRRERFERMKAIGIIPADTVLPPGAEGDRPWAELSEDERAVYARYMEVYAGFMQHADEQIGRLLAYLEASGLSRNTIVVLLSDNGAAPEAGQTGSFDGLYRPNTLTPAQQRARLDELGTVKTQAEYPRPWAMAGVTPFRRYKLWPHLGGVRTPLIVSWPAVIKDGGAVRSQYVDVVDIAPTLLAAAGTRFADTVDGQRQLPVAGRSFAATFADPKAAPARTTQYFELRGNRAITNGGWRAVALHKCDEGQDRWELYNTDVDFAESVDLAARHPQELARLKRLWDQEWGKYGSGPQPSTDLVCRFARYFEN, encoded by the coding sequence ATGATCCAACGCCGCGTCCTGCTCACCTCCCTGCTGGCCTCGACCGCCCTGGCGCGCGGCGCGACGGCGGCGACGCGCAAGCCGGCGCCGGGCGCGCGGCCCAACATCATCACCATCGTCCTCGACGACGTCGGCTTCTCGGACCTGGGCTGCTTCGGGGCGGAGATCCGCACCCCGCACATTGACGCCCTGGCCGCCCGCGGCCTGCGCTACAATCGGTTCGACACCAAGGCGGTGTGCTCGACTACGCGGGCGGCGATGATCACCGGCCGCAACGGCCATACGGTCAACATGCCGGACGTGCCGGACGTCGCGGCGGTGATGCCGAGCGCCTTCCCGAAGGACGCCTTCGATGTCCCGAAGAACGCCCAGAACATGGCCCAGGCCCTGAAGGGCGTGGGCTACGCCAACTGGCTGGTGGGCAAGTGGCACCTGATCCCGATGAGCCAGCTGGGCGAGACGGCGGGCCGCGAGTCCTGGCCGCTGCAACGCGGGTTCGACTACTTCTATGGCTTCGCGCGCGGCTGGACCGACCAGTACAAGCCCGACCTGGTCGAGAACAACGGCTACATCCACCCGACCCTGCCGGCCGACTATCACCTGTCCAGCGACCTGGTGGACAAGTCGATCGCCCTGATCGGCGAGCACCAGGGCAAGGCGCCGGACCAGCCGTTCTTCCTCAATCTCGGGCTCGGCGTCGCCCACGCGCCGCTGCAGGTCCCCGCCCGCTACGCCGACGCCTACAAGGGCGTCTACGACAAGGGCTGGGACGAAATCCGCCGCGAGCGGTTCGAACGCATGAAGGCTATCGGCATCATCCCGGCCGACACCGTCCTGCCGCCGGGGGCCGAGGGCGACCGCCCCTGGGCCGAGCTCAGCGAGGACGAGCGGGCGGTCTATGCCCGCTACATGGAGGTCTATGCCGGCTTCATGCAGCACGCCGACGAGCAGATCGGCCGGCTTCTGGCCTATCTTGAGGCCTCCGGTCTCAGCCGCAACACCATCGTCGTGCTGCTGTCCGACAATGGCGCGGCGCCCGAGGCGGGGCAGACCGGATCGTTCGACGGGCTCTATCGCCCGAACACCCTGACGCCGGCCCAGCAGCGCGCGCGGCTGGACGAGCTGGGCACGGTCAAGACCCAGGCCGAGTATCCGCGCCCCTGGGCGATGGCCGGGGTGACCCCGTTCCGCCGCTACAAGCTCTGGCCGCATCTGGGCGGCGTGCGCACGCCGCTGATCGTCTCCTGGCCGGCGGTGATCAAGGACGGCGGGGCGGTGCGCAGCCAGTACGTCGACGTGGTCGACATCGCCCCGACCCTGCTGGCGGCCGCCGGGACCAGGTTCGCCGACACCGTCGACGGCCAGCGCCAGCTGCCGGTCGCCGGCCGTTCGTTCGCCGCCACTTTCGCCGACCCGAAGGCCGCGCCGGCGCGCACGACCCAGTATTTCGAGCTGCGCGGCAACCGGGCGATCACTAACGGCGGCTGGCGGGCGGTGGCCCTGCACAAGTGCGACGAGGGCCAGGATCGCTGGGAGCTCTACAACACCGACGTCGACTTCGCCGAGTCGGTCGACCTGGCCGCGCGTCACCCGCAGGAACTGGCGCGCCTGAAGCGCCTCTGGGACCAGGAGTGGGGTAAGTACGGCTCCGGACCGCAGCCTTCGACCGATCTGGTCTGCCGCTTCGCCCGCTACTTCGAGAACTAG